The following coding sequences are from one Streptomyces sp. V3I7 window:
- a CDS encoding class I adenylate-forming enzyme family protein has translation MTPVWTSNAGIRIHDLVPAVLRHEWVRQGLCPGRDLYSLFRDQVRAHPHRAAVIDRAGTVDYAALDRTARHHAARLAELGLGERDIIAVRLPDGREAVAVELAVAAVGAVALPYPPGHGHSGPTRLLRRSRARALVVAEPCDAEFPRPLPHLEKILTTGENSDPERSLATPTAHRFVPRPVDPEAPARILVSSGSEAEPKMVAYAHNAMAGGRAAYVRALHDGSEPMRNLVLVPLGSSFGSLGTSVTVAALGGTLVLPGAFDPATALRMCAEHRPTHVFGVPTMLRRLTEQPPLPDEDFSFLRALVSSGAELPEATARTCRARFGCPVVTVYGSSDGVNCHTAATGLGPETGTGLPDPAVARIRIADASGRPVPDGEPGEILARGPMTPLCYVASPELDARYRTASGGWVRTGDRGMLDAHGRLHVLGRIKEIVVRGGFNISPAEVERELGAHPAVAEVCCVAVPDADLGERMCACVRQPATSPAVTLAELTEFLEAERGLERRKLPELLLLVDRMPLGPTGKICRATLTGLAARQVATGRAGQVAEPAP, from the coding sequence GTGACGCCCGTCTGGACCTCGAACGCCGGAATCCGCATCCACGACCTGGTGCCCGCCGTCCTGCGGCACGAGTGGGTGCGCCAGGGCCTCTGCCCGGGCCGTGACCTGTACTCCCTCTTCCGGGACCAGGTCCGGGCCCACCCGCACCGAGCGGCGGTGATCGACCGCGCGGGCACGGTGGACTACGCCGCACTGGACCGCACGGCCCGGCACCACGCGGCCCGGCTGGCCGAACTCGGCCTCGGCGAGCGGGACATCATCGCGGTGCGGCTGCCCGACGGGCGTGAGGCCGTGGCGGTGGAGCTTGCCGTGGCGGCCGTCGGAGCCGTGGCGCTGCCCTACCCGCCGGGGCACGGGCACAGCGGGCCGACCCGTCTGCTCCGCCGCTCCCGGGCCCGCGCGCTCGTCGTCGCCGAGCCGTGCGACGCCGAGTTCCCGCGGCCGCTCCCCCACCTGGAGAAGATCCTCACCACCGGCGAGAACAGCGACCCGGAACGCTCGCTCGCGACGCCGACCGCGCACCGCTTCGTACCGCGCCCCGTCGATCCCGAGGCCCCCGCCCGCATCCTCGTCTCCTCCGGTTCCGAGGCGGAGCCGAAGATGGTCGCGTACGCGCACAACGCCATGGCCGGCGGCCGCGCCGCCTACGTACGCGCCCTGCACGACGGCTCGGAGCCGATGCGGAACCTGGTGCTCGTGCCACTGGGATCGTCGTTCGGCTCGCTCGGTACGTCGGTGACGGTGGCCGCCCTCGGGGGCACGCTCGTCCTGCCGGGTGCCTTCGACCCGGCCACCGCGCTGCGCATGTGCGCCGAACACCGCCCGACTCACGTCTTCGGGGTGCCCACCATGCTGCGCCGGCTGACGGAGCAACCACCGCTGCCCGACGAGGACTTCAGCTTCCTGCGAGCCCTCGTCTCCAGCGGCGCGGAGCTGCCGGAGGCGACGGCGCGTACGTGCCGGGCCCGCTTCGGGTGCCCCGTCGTCACCGTGTACGGCTCGTCCGACGGCGTGAACTGCCACACCGCCGCCACGGGACTCGGCCCGGAGACCGGCACGGGACTGCCCGACCCGGCGGTGGCGCGGATCAGGATCGCGGACGCGTCCGGACGGCCGGTGCCGGACGGCGAGCCCGGCGAGATCCTCGCCCGGGGCCCGATGACACCGCTGTGCTACGTCGCGAGCCCGGAGCTGGACGCCCGCTACCGGACCGCGTCCGGCGGCTGGGTGCGGACCGGTGACCGCGGCATGCTGGACGCGCACGGCCGCCTGCACGTCCTCGGGCGGATCAAGGAGATCGTGGTGCGCGGCGGCTTCAACATCAGCCCGGCGGAGGTGGAACGCGAGCTGGGCGCCCACCCCGCGGTGGCGGAGGTGTGCTGCGTGGCGGTGCCCGACGCGGACCTCGGGGAACGCATGTGTGCCTGTGTACGCCAGCCGGCCACGTCCCCTGCGGTCACGCTCGCGGAGCTCACCGAGTTCCTGGAGGCCGAACGAGGCCTGGAGCGACGTAAGTTGCCCGAACTGCTGCTCCTGGTGGACCGGATGCCGCTCGGGCCGACGGGGAAGATCTGCCGGGCCACGCTCACCGGCCTCGCGGCCCGGCAGGTGGCAACGGGTCGGGCCGGTCAGGTGGCCGAGCCGGCGCCATAG